The genomic DNA ACATCTAGCATCGAAGTATCAGTGTCCAGAAGCGACACTGCCATTGCTGGACATGATCTTCCAGTTGGAACagtgattgaatggcaccCTGACTCTTTCAAGATTGATGAAGACATTTACGGGGAGGACGTGGAAAATTTTCGACCGGAACGCTGGCTGGTTGCGGATCAGCAGGAACGAAGGCATATGGAGCAAGGTCTATTGGCATTTTATATCAGCAGACGAACTTGCATGGCATCCCGGGTAGTATTCTTAGAGTTGAAGAAGGTCGTTGTTATGATCCTCCTACAATTTAACGTGAGTAATGATGCCCAATTGCCAGCCACTGGGACTAATGTGATAACAGATGGAGCTCCTTGCGTCAGATGGGAATCTTCCCGAGTGGCGCAGTCAAGGCGCCGAATTCCTACCTCGTATGGTAGTAAACCTCGTCCAGAGAGTTCACTGAGTCGTCGAAACGCAAGCAATGGTCGATATCGAAACGCCACACGCAACAGCCACTCGAATGGGCTAATTCTCCATAAAAATTATTACTACGACACGCTCGCGAAGACATTCGTTTTAACCGTCGCAATTGGCTGAACTAAACTGTTGAAGTTATGAAAGATTCATATTCACAAGACTAACGCGATAACTATGTGCAAATTATGTACAACTGCATAGCGTGGTATCTTCAGTCAAGAAGTCTTGTTGCCATGCTCCTTCCACTTCCCTTTACGCACTCTTCTCCAGCTCGAGGAAGGCACGCGCAGAGTCAACAACAGTCTGCTCGAGATCATGGTACTTAAGACCCAAAACCTTCTGGGACTTGGAGTTGTCGACGCCATACAGCTCAACACCACCGAAACCCGAGCCGGGCGTGCCAACGGGCACGCGATCCTTGATCTCAGGGATCTTCTCCCGCAGGACGTCAACGAATTGCTGGTAGCTGAAGTTGCCGCCGGTGACGAAGAAGCGCTGACCACCAGCCTCAGACACCTGGTAGGCCTTCAGGTGAGCCTCAGCCACATCGCGCACATCAACCCATGACCAGAAAGCGTTGGACGGAACGGGGTCAGTGGACTTGGAGTTGGGCGACATCAACCGGTAAATGTCGGCGGAGGAAGTGTTGAGTTTGGCGAGGTTGGTGGTAGCGTTGATGTTGGGGCCGTACACCATGGGAGGGCAGATTGTGACCACGTCAAACGAGGGCTTCTCCCGCTCGACGAAGTCCCAGGCCGCACGCTCTGCAAGGGTCTTAGCGGCAGTGTATGCAGCAGCACCGGGAGTTTCCTTTTTAGCAGCCACTTCATAGGTCAGAGGGTTCCAGTCGGCCTCGGAGTACACATGGCCCGGACGGGTACCCTTGCCCAAGTCGATGATAGCAGCGAAGGAAGAAGTGATGACAATGCGTTGCACCTCGGGAGCGTTCTTTTTAACGGCGTCGAGGACGTTGTTGGTACCCTCAATAGCGGGGATGAGCAGATCGCGCTCATTGTCCTCAACCTCGATCTGGAAAGGAGTGGCCGTGTGAATGACACCACGAACGCCCTTGGCGGCCTCATCGAAGGCATGGGGCGCACCAATGTCCGGAACAATGGCGAAACTGAGCTTGTCCGCATACTGGGGGAATGTGCGACGGACCTTCTCAGCGGTATCCTCAGAGCGGACGGTGCCACGAACAGCATAGCCAGCCTTGAGGAAGGAATCGACAACGTGTGTGGCGACGAAACCGGAGGCACCGGTGATGAGGACAGTTTCGGTAGACATTATAGCAGGTCTGTTGATATGACTAGGGCAAAGTGAAGTCGATAGTCAAAAGCAATTGCTTCTCTATCGTGCCGGAAACATGTCTATTTAACACCAGCAACTATGGGGTTAACCGGTTATAAATTTGTCAGCGAAAAGACGGTATCTAACTATGGTATCATGGAACCACGGTTAGCACGGGATTATCGAGTCAAGTTATTTGATTGATTTGTCTATTCGTGAAACCGGCATCCCGAAGCAAATCCGTGGGTATTCCGTACAACCACCGGCGTagaaagatgaagaataTGAGATCATTCTCCACTACtgtggggggggggggtccTCGGATAGACTATGGTACAGACGTGTGGGACTGGGTGTAATCCGATTGCAATACTCCGTAGATCCCAAGCCTATGTCGTTGATTAGGAAGCTTCCATAGATGGCGACCATATCTACGAGAATTTCTGCTGATCCGGTGTATAGAGTTAACATAACCAGAGAAATAAAGCATTGAATTGGAAGAAACCCAGGATAAAAGTCGTAGATAGTGAAGCAGGGTGAGTTTTGTACACTTCTGCAGGTCCCCCGACAAGAGTTATTCTTTTTGCTATGCACTCGTGCTCAAATCTTGCCGCAGTGATGTGAACGAAGGGACCCGGACATAACCTCGTTAGCTCCGACCAAGTGTCATCCGCAGTCCAAAGGCGACAGCAACATTAGAAATCGACCCTGCAAAATATTCATTGCTGCCCTGTATAGTACAGCATGAAAACCAATCTTGATCTGTGGGCGATTTGCGATCCACACTACAGGACCCACACATAACCCAAAAAGGACTTAGCAGCGCTGCCAATCGCGTAGCGGTTGCTTATTTGCCGTGTGGGCCACTCTTGGCAGCGACTGTCGACAGAAAGCGGTGTGTTCTTCGACACACTTCCATGCTCTCCGGATCGGAGCATGGGTAAGCCATGTGGGCGAGTCTTGGCAAGCGCAAGACATCGTGTCATTAAGAATGGCTCATTAAGCCACCATCCCAACCAGTCTAGGTCAAATGGGAAACTAGTAGTTCGTACACCGCCGGTGATCATTCGTAACCCCTGTAAGCAATCCTCTTCTCCCCACGTTGATGACGCCAGTAGTTCGTAGACCAAATCAACTCTGGGCATCCTTTAATCAGCCAGCTCCATTTTCGCAGGAACTGCTCAGTGACTTCCCAATTCCGCGGGTCCCAGGGATCTCCCCAAACGACCAGCATAGAATCATTCTGGTGCGTGTTCCAGAATCCCATGAGATCTTCACACAGTTGGTATTCATCCAGAGCGTCTCCTAGTTCGATCATGTTATCCCGCATTCGAGGTAAGGGGAACAGGTCTAGCCACGGATGGTGTTCGACGCTTCGTTGCAGAACGGTGGGCTGAAGGGAAACCGGCAGCATTGCGAGATGACGGACAAGGTGGGATTGGGAGTCTGAAGCGAGTGGCGAGAGCGCATCCTCATTCATCCATTCTTTGGATAACCCCAGCACGGAGAGATTATGGAAGAGAGCGCGAAAAATGTTTCCCCTCACCAAGGTCAAGAGGTGATCCGCCTGGGGCGACCCGAGGATATAGCTCGTATAGGCGGTAGATTCAAACCTCTCAAGCAACATCTCGGTCTCGGAACTGATCAAGAAGCATTCCGGTCTTGAGCAGGATGACCCGTCGTGGGTATGGTTCGGTGGCACAAAGGGGATCAATGCGGAGGGTTCGTTGGCCGAGGGAGACCGTGATGGCAGTCCATCACGTTGCGGATGTTGCTTATGTCTGAGCCCTGCATCGATACACGCATAGTTCAGCAGCTGTATTAAACCACGATCGGGGCTGTATGTACTTACGCCATGCGCGTTGATTCACTCGGTTCTGTCGCCTTCGCCGTTCTATTTTGTCATCGATTCCATGCCAATCATCGTCGGTCGGGCTTGTCACGTCGGAGGAGCTAGATTCTGGTGGCATTGACCGAATTCGATTGCAGGAGCAGAGGATAACATTGACTAGGCCGGTAGTATCTGTACAGATCAAAGAGCAGCAAGTGCATACTGTTGGCCTTGTCTCTCCGtgtttgttttgtttgcACAACGGCACGTGATATTTCCCAAACAGGAAATATGTGCACCATTGCCGAGGACCTGGCATGGAGGCCATGTCTTCACAATAACTCGGACATCCAATACATGACAGAATATCACCAACAATCAAGTACACCGAAGAATCAACTTAACCCAAGCATGCTTGAGGACCTCTTGACCCAACGTCAACGTCCGTGATGGCTACTCCCTTCAATCTCCCAAGCACGACCTCCAGCCACGTACATGGACGTACCATGAAGAGAGTCGTCGGTCAGGACTCCCGCAGCGACCTTGGCGCCATCCAACGGCGTGCTGATAGGcaaaccctcctccgcccagcgatTCCCCAGGTTCTTGCCAACGGTGATGCGCGTCTGGGTCATCCACGGACAAATGGTGTTGATGCGCAGATTATGCCGGTCTGGGCCAAGATATACGGCCGTAGGGAACGCATGAGGCCCTGACGCCGTGTTTAGCGACTTGATAAAGGGAGAGGCCTGAGGTTTCTTTGAATCCAGCCGTGCAGGAGAAAAGCAGAATGGATCGGTCGACATCGACGCCACGGTAGGTGCGGGTGTTTCTACACACGTACCGACAATGATGATTACGTTTTCCTTGAGCGATTCCTCTGAAATAGTCGGGAAACACTGGGACACAGGAATGGCTGATTCTGACGCAGGCACCTGGTTCGTAGGCGCAATCATGGTGACGGAAATAGAAGGAATATCATGTAGTACAAGTACGATTACAGTGTAGATACTAGAGGATGAGGGAATTGAAGACAAGAAGCGGTGACGTTTATAACCTTGATCTCTCCATGATCGCTTCTATCAACCTCGAAACAAACATCCAGCAAGAAAGCATGGATGAAATTCCTTATCCTTCCCCTCAACCGTTCTATACCATCACCAATGAATAATATGTTGTTATATTTGACAGGGTACCTGATAGGGTATACACCCTGCATATAAGTATCGTGCCCATGTTCGTGCCCGGTGGAGAACATCTTATGACCGTGCATCGCATTGCATGGCCCGGGTTGGTTGGAGTCTCTAACACGATGGTTGTCTTGATTGCTTCGTATGGGCTATCTTTTCCCACCTGCCACTCCGTTGCGGATGTTGCAGTGGGTAGTCTTCTAGTGGTATATATTTTTGTAACTGCTGATGTTGgaatggagatatatattCCTGTACCCTGTACCAGGGATATACGTGACGCAATGTTATATACTCCATCTGATTTGGTCATATATACCAAGGAACGATGTATTTAGTGGGTACATATTGAGGATATGTTGAGCTTAAGTTGACTAGGAACCAGTTCCCCTTTTGGAAGCCGGAAGCATAGCAAACGCTTTTTGATTGGTAATAGCACGCTCTCGGCGGTATTTCTACAAGGGACGGATCAATGGGTCGGGAATATAATATCGCATTGGACCAGGATTATCATCTGCAGCCGAATCTATCAAGTAAGACCAAGAAATAACAAATCCACCAAGTAGGTTACCAAGTAGTACATAGCAGTATGATGACAGAGAAACACCTATAGCACAAAGAGCAAATGCGCTGGATCCCTATCCTACACCAATATTCATCGCCATAAGAAAAGACCAAGAAAAGAAGTAATTATAACAGATTtcatgagaaaaaaaaaaaaaaaagagtttCCAAGAAGATATAgaaggtaagaaaacattcACACATTAACGTCTGTTCACGCAACAGAGAATGCCCGACCGGCCTAGGAACCACAAGGATCCGAAGAAGCGGAAGAAGCACAGTGCTGCCGTGGACCACAGAATGATCTGGAAGAACCACGATGTCCGCGTCGTGGAGGTATTCTAGTGAAGTCAGTATCATCCGCAAAAGAAGAGCGATAGGGAAGGAAACTCACCGTCAGACACATCCGAGAGATGCTCTCTGCCGTAATCAGCAACGACAAAATCAGATTACTGAAGATCCACAGCAAGAGCAAGTTGGTTCGGAAGTTCCGGTACGAATCATCCATGGACTTCTCGTACTCCTCCTCAGGCTCTTCAAACGGCGCCAGCGCACGCTTCACCGTAGATTCGAACTGGCTATCAATGTCCGCCTGCGGTTTATCCAGTTCTTCAATGAAATTCGATTTCAACCCGTCCTTTTGTGTTTGTGCCGAGGGTAGCGCATCTGCCTTGTCTGATCCCTTGGTACCCCACGAGACGTCGTGCCAGTTACAGAACGCATATACCATCAGGATGTTGATCGAAGTCGTCATTCCGAAGAAGTACGCCCACGAACTGGTCAAGATGTGCCACGGGTCCATGTACAGCAGACTAGACACCACGTAAATACCGTACGTTGACACCAATGCAATCAACACAATACCCGGACCTTGAGAACTGAAGAACGATGACAGGAATGCACCCACGCCATCTgacatgttgaaatccaacGTGCCACCACTGAAAGCATTTGCGACCAGGTAGAACGAGCAGATGAGGACGTAGAACTGAACCAGCGAGAAGTACAGGAACGACAGCGTATACGGGAGTCGCGCACTATCAACGAATGAGGATTAGTCATTGGAAAATCGCGGGCgatgaaaaagaagacatACCCCTTGGGTCGGTTTCCAAGAGCCAGAATAAACTGAAGCATGAGACAGAATAGATAACCATATTTGAGAATGTTGTTCACAATTGGGGTCGCCTCATTACCGAACGGCCATCCCTTGTACTTGTTGGTCGAACTAGGCGTTCCCACCAGGTCGATAATGACGGAACTGGTAAGCCAGTAGGACGCTGTGCTTGTCAGTAACCAAATATCTGTTTCAGGACACAGGCTCTTAAGACATACCAAGGGAGAACCAAGTCATGATCAACTGCGCGAAGTTGTAAAGCATCTGAATGTGCAAGAAGAACATCCGAAGGAAGTTGTGGCTACTTTGGTAGATACGCCCGAAATGCATCATGGCGTACAGACCGGCAGCGAAAGATCCGTTCAGCCATCTTCGCCGTTGACTGATAAACTCGGCTGTTCCTTCAGGCACATCGGTTTCACCTTTGGATGCCTTCACATAGGAAAGATGCCATTTGAACCCAGCCTTGGCCACCAGTTCAAAGCAAAGAATACGATCCTCAGCCAAGAACATGTTCTTCTTAAAGATATTCATTCCTTCAATACCCTTCTTGCCGAGCTTCCTGGAAAGTGTATGGTCACCATGGAAGTACTGTTCCAGCGGGCGGCCCATGATCGCACGGTACCGGTACGCTGAGAATGCACCCGGCAACACACTGACATATCCAAAAGCACTTTCCAAAGGTTTATCCAGAATATTGGAGATCTTATATTCAAAATTTTGCGCAGCAACAAGTGGGTTCAGCAAGTTGCGCCATCCTTCACCCAACATGGCATGGATTTCTCCACAAGCGCCTCCGAGGTTGCGGTCGTTGTAGAAGGCTTCCCACAGTGCCAGCAGCGATTTGCGACCTGGCTTTGTTCCTGCGTCGATCAAAATCACAACCTCCGGATTGAGGATTCGACTGAAGCCGTTGAACAGCCATCGGTGGGAGTTGATCTTTTTGCTGTTCTTCTGTTTGAGACAGAAAAGCATCTGGACCGGGGGCAACGTGTTGGGATCATCTCTGTGCGGTCGGACCAATTGCTGGTTGGAGGTAACGGAAAGTTGGGTGGTGTACTCGAACTGTATGCGTGTTAGCTCTCATGACACGGGACTTGAAGGGGCAGGAACTTGTGGTTATGAACTGACAATGTGAGCGACGGTTTCTCGGCCGTCAACATCTCGCTTCATCACTCCATCCTGATAGATACCGATCGTCGCCAGGACATCCAATGTGTTTTTGTCGCAAGGGTCGATTCCATCAAAAACCAAGCTGACCACAATCTTCTGCCACGCAGGGCCTCCCTTGTTCCAGAATTCCGACTTCTTCAGGTTGACGATATCGCGGACATTTTGCATGACACCATGCAGGGTTCGTGCCGTCAAGACTTTATCTTCGTTATAATAGGTGATGGCAATCAGAAGTTCCGTGTGTCGGTTGTACATGGCCGGGCGTAAGTTGTATCCATTCCGCAGGGTGAATTCGTCAGGATCGCAAGTGGCCGCGGTGTCTGGTTTTGACGCTGTGATTAGCTCCTCCCCTCGTACAATCTCAGGTTCAGCATTCGTGTCATCAACTCACATCGCATGTGGGTGAATTCTTCTGTGAAAGCCTCCTCCGACTCCCGGTACTCCGGTTGGATAGCATTTTGGATGGCGCTCGGAACGGGATAGTCGACACTCAGAACGGAGCCCTGCACCAGCTTAATTTTTCTTGTACCATAGCGACGCGAAAGTCCCGTTCCTGGACCTTGTCTTCGCTTCCACGCATCGGATGAAGTCGTCCCCCCTTCCGACGCCGGAGTGCCGTAGGGACTGGTCACGTAGTCTGGCTGACTCTCGTAGGGCGGCACATTGGGGAACACGGTCACACCAGGGTCATGCAGAGTGTATCGACGAAGCGAGTCGGTGGAATAATTGTTATCGAAGGGAGCGCCAAAGGGACTGGGTTGCGGGCTGGGTTGACCGCGCAACAGCGACAGCTCCTGGTCAGTCTCTTCAAGGCCGCTTTGCTGGATAGGTCGAAAGACAACGCGTTAGAGAACAATTCACAACAGCATGCTCAAATGATCGTTAAGGCTGGATACTCACCCTATAGGGCGTTGTTGCCGGGGAGTAGCCACTGCTGCTCTGGCTCTCCTGAGGAGAATGGGAGTTCCTAAAGGGGAACTGTGTACCCATTTTGAGATGGTGGGAGGATGGAGACCCAGATCTTCAAATCTGGATCAAgaagaaataaaaataaaataaaaaaccAACGAGAGAAATTGGGAAATTGGCGGGGAGAGGGCGGTAGAGTAAGTAGTAGGTTAGGTGGTTGGTTAGAGAGGtcagaataataataaaatgCAGTATCCGCAGCGACAGAGCGCTATGCAGCCAAGCCAATCCAATAGTAATAAAGAGCGACGAAAAAAAAGCCCGTTGTTTACCTGTGGAGCATCGTCTGCGCGAAAGAATGTTgccttctttttttatcttttttaGCCTTAGCGTGTCTGTGAGGAAGCCGACCAAAATGATAACTGGAAAAAGGCTGCTTGGGACGCCTTTTTAGCGTTAAAACGATCGCGACGATGAATATGGGGGTGGCAATATGGGGAGAGACAGATTAAACGAGGGTATGATCCTCTGAGACAAGTAGTCAGGTAGAAGAGGAGGTAGTAACGAGGAGGAAGTTCAGGCACAGACAGACACACACGCAGATGCTGAGGGCCTAAAAAAGAAATCCTCGTATTCTGGTAACGGGACTCCCTGAAAGACTCCGACCCGACGGTACTCTCTACTTGTGCTTTTTATGGCTGTGGTCTCTGATACGTCGTTCCCTCCGGTCTCAGTGGAGAGGCGAGTCGAATATCATTACCCGAGGAGGTTCCGGAAGGCACGCCTCGAATAATAGCAGAAGCATTCCGATTCCCCTTCTTTCGTTTCTCCTCCTTTGCAAGGTTTAACGCTATGTACGGAGAGGACGATCCTCCGGCCTAGCACTCTttactgtactctgtactttgGAACtcggagtactctgtacgcaTGTATTCTGGTAAAGAAAAGCCTTCTCTGCTGCAGGATGCACCAAAAATAAACCAGCGCTGTGACGCGGACCGTGGCGCAACGCAGGCCCGGCTCATCCTGAATGGTAGAAGTTGGACACGATCTCGTGGGACGCCGAGTGGAGTAATGCAGCAATCAATGAATGCCATTGCATGATTGCCCACTGTGGCTTAGTCGCATGGAGGTACTATGGAGTTGACTTTTTTTGGTGTTGAATCGGCCTGGTCTCTTTGCTCCACCGTCCCTTCCGGCCCTAGCCTGTTCAGGTCTGGTAGAAAAACCACTGCGCCGCGACCGCCAGATTCAATGAGAGCTCAGATGCAACGGATTCTCGTATCGTTCGGTGGTCCGTGGCAACCGAGTAGGATTCCTGTCCGaggtgaaaaaaaaatacgcAAGGGACGGAGGGGCGGCATGAGCGAGGTGAAGAATCCCAAGAATCCTGCCTGTCAACAACCAACCACTTCCTTCACCTTCACCGTCAGCAGTACGACTCAATATATCATAATTGACCGAGTTTTCGAGGTTTCGAAGGATTGGACCGAGGTGTGTCCGGCATATGACAGATGGTTAACGCGTGACAGACCATGTTGTACGGTGTGCTTGTGCTCCGTAGAAGATGCGATGTCGATATCGAGGGTGGTACGTCACGTCGACGATGGATTCATTTTAAATTGAttctctacagagtactttcTGTGCTTTGCTTTTGCCCCAGGTTAGAGTCTGCAGCACCTTCACAGACTCGCACATACTTAATCCCGGCAATATCTACTAGTTTCAAGCCACGACTCAGTCTTAGTTTACAGGCTATCGATGGAAACCCAGGTACCCGCGACTAGCATGACAAGCAGTGGATGCATATAACCCGTCGCTGTCAGAGTAAGACACGGTTCGCGAAATTAAGGACCAGACACAAGCCATTCTAGTCAAAACGCCCAAGCCTTACCCGATCGCCTCGAAATAACGGCAGGAAATGACCTAGGCCAACTCCATGGACTTGTCCAGAACCTTGTTCTATGCATTATCGAATCGAAGACCCTCAGGTACAAGCCAAATCTGCGGCCTGGTCCATGGGGACTTGTGTACTTTGTAGTGGACGCTGACTGACATCCGCACTTATTTCCTAACTGGACCGAAAGTTCAAATCTCCGTTCAAATGCCGAGTTCAGGTATCTTATCATTCTGTAAGAAGTCGAATCTTTATCGATGCTCTGTAGTCCAACCCCGATTACATGCGGGGATCTATCCCCGTACTTATACGCCCAAGAGCCTGGGCAGAGGTCCATAGTATAGCATCTACATACTCAGATGCCGATATCCCAATTTCCATTTACATTTTTTACGAAAGCAAAAGCTTATTGTCAATCGTCCGTGGGAGACATGGCTTTTATTATACCAATCGGCGGAAAAGAATCCGACATTTCGGAAATGCTTTTAACGATGAATATCTACCAACATTGTCCACAGTCCTTCTGCACTTAGCGGATTTCCGCAGAATTGATCCGAAATGAAAGCAAATCCAGCTTCGTCGTCCTCCTCTCGACGGCCTGCCAAGCGGCGCAAAGTGACCCGCGCTTGTGATGCTTgtaaaagcaaaaagaaagctTGTACGGGCACAATCCCTTGCAGACCCTGCATGCGAGCCCAGACTGAATGCAAGTACAATGCTTCATACAGTCGCGGTGCCGTGGTGACTCCTCAAGCCTCAAATGACGTTTATCCTCATCATGTTGACGCTTCTTCGCCCGTTGAGATGGCGTCCGCGGAAGGAAGATCCGCCGCGGAAACCCCTTACGAGTCGCAAGATCCTGATCTAGTTTTGGATGTCACTGGCCAGTACTGTGGTCCTGCTTCTGCGCATTCTTTCCTGGGTCGCGCGGTGCAGAACTTCTCTCATACTTCCCGACCATCGATATCAACGGCACTTCCGGACTTGGAAACATCAGCACCCGCtgtctccatcttctcgtaTGGCGATCGCAAGGCTCTGGAAGTAGATCGCACTCGTTTCCACTGGCCTAATGTGAGCGTTGCACGGGAGCTGGTCCGACGATACTTTGACTTCGCAGCCCCGACCTACCGCATCTTGCACCAAGGCACGGTTGATAAATGGGTTGATGATATCGATCACCCCCAATCGCTTTCCAATCCCTTGTCTGCAGCGACTCAGGCAACATTACTCATGGTCTTTGCGACCTCGTTAATGTTCCGCGGCGATCCAGAACGTATCCGCGATGCCGGCGATGATGGATGGCGCCATAGCGAATTGTACTATGCCATGGCCGAGTCTAGCTTGGCCCATGAGGTGGGAATGCCAACACTTGGGTCTGTACAGGCCCGTTTTTTGATGGTTCTGTATCTGTTGTGCTCATCGCGTGCCAACCAGTCATGGTTTGCTTTTGGTACGGTGGTGCAGCTCCTCATGTGCCTGGGACTGCATCGCTATCGGTCACTGAACGAATCGGCCTCGATGGAAGAGCGCGTTACTCGAGAGTGTGAGAAGCGCGTGCTTTGGTGCGCGTATACGTTGGATAAATACCTCAGCCTTATTCTAGGACGGCCCCGTTTCCTCCAAGAAGAGGACATTGACCAAGAACTCCCGGCTGCTGTGGATGATGACGATCTAGGGCGCGAGCAGCCCGACGAAAACAGCACACCCAAGGATTGTATCATGAATGCTCCCATACTCCATTCTTTGCTAGCTCGAATCCTGTCGCGTGCGGCCAAGGAACAATATGCCGTTAGATCAATCTCGGATGCACAGCAGATGCAGGCCATCGAGTCGCTTAGCGAAGCCATTGAGGTGTGGCATGCACAATTACCTCCGATACTTTCCGGTGCCATTCAACCAAGTAGCCTGATCCCCCTTTTCCGTCGTCAGCTCACCGTGTTGCAGTTGGCGCGTTTTCATGCCATTATGTTCGTGACGAGACCACTACTGCTGCGTAACTACGCCGTCAATCTTCCTGGCTATGAAAGTTCCTATCGAAATTATCTCATCACCTGCGTTGCGGCGGCTCGCGACACGATATCGCTCATACTGAGCTTTGCCAAAGAAGAACAGCTTTTCCCGGCATTCTGGTATTCGCAGTACATTGCCTTCAACGCCCTATCGGCAATATACATCTACCTGATTCAAATGAAACGGGGTCGTATCCCACCCTGTACGACTCAGGACTTGCATGAAAACACGTTATATGAGCTCGCAGAAACCACCCAGCACCATCTAGCACAGGTCACGGTCCGGAATGCTCCGTCCTGGAGATACAGTGTCATCCTGCAGGGTCTTCGTGGGGAAGCCAACCGCGTTCTACATCAGGATGAATTCCAGGATAGAGGGAGCACTCAACAAAGACATACGAAAATGAATCGAACAGCAGCAACTCGTACCCTTCCAGTGGATCCCATGTTGAGTTCTCAGCCATCGAGCGCAGCTGTCTATGAAGAACACCCAATGATCGAGGAGATGGCAGCTCCTGGATATAATATACTTGACCCACGCGCAGAAAGTCTCTTTGGGAGCTTCGCGATGGATGGTGATCCATCGTTGAATTTCTGGCCGCAGCTGGATTGCTTGCCTATAAGTACGTCTCCCCAGGCCTGTTCAGCATTTTGTTTACTGACCGTTGTAGTGTATCCGGACCTCTGGCCAGGATTCGGATAGTATCTGAACAACCAGCGGATTGTATGAATTATGATTCTATTATATACAACTAGAATACCAACACCGATTAAGTACTGTGCATGATTGTGGTCATGCCTGAGCTAGTAACGCGCTATGTATCCGACAATGTCCGGTGCAGAGTACTTTTGGGTGGCGCGCCGAATTACTCGAAGTGGTATAGCGTGCCTGTCTAGACTTAGCGTCCCATTGTCACTTGGCATCGCTGTGCGTGCTCTATAAAGTCGCCCTCCACTGCTGCTTCGACTCAAACCAAAATTTTTGCTGATTTTTCTTTCACCTTTCACCCCTGCTGCCTGTGATTTTGGTGAGGCATTTTTACTATTATTCATCCTCTGCCTAGGCCCCCTCATTGCGCCACCCCCCTTTCACTGAATGCAGTCATAAATCATAATCACCTTTAAGTTGCAGTTGTTCACACCAGTAGTATGGTCACCCCACTCATATTGAAAAGCTCTGCTTAAAGAGAATGATGTTTGAGGTACAATGATGCCCTGAAAATTGAATGGTTCGCCGTAATTTTCATCACATTATCCTCAAACCCTTCATCTCCCACTGGCTGAGCAGCGTCCCCTG from Aspergillus chevalieri M1 DNA, chromosome 1, nearly complete sequence includes the following:
- the chsC gene encoding chitin synthase C (CAZy:GT2_Chitin_synth;~COG:M;~EggNog:ENOG410Q28A;~InterPro:IPR029044,IPR004835,IPR004834,IPR013616;~PFAM:PF01644,PF08407,PF13632;~TransMembrane:8 (o527-546i566-591o611-633i645-666o696-715i727-745o822-841i861-885o);~go_function: GO:0004100 - chitin synthase activity [Evidence IEA];~go_function: GO:0016758 - transferase activity, transferring hexosyl groups [Evidence IEA];~go_process: GO:0006031 - chitin biosynthetic process [Evidence IEA]), with amino-acid sequence MGTQFPFRNSHSPQESQSSSGYSPATTPYRQSGLEETDQELSLLRGQPSPQPSPFGAPFDNNYSTDSLRRYTLHDPGVTVFPNVPPYESQPDYVTSPYGTPASEGGTTSSDAWKRRQGPGTGLSRRYGTRKIKLVQGSVLSVDYPVPSAIQNAIQPEYRESEEAFTEEFTHMRYTAATCDPDEFTLRNGYNLRPAMYNRHTELLIAITYYNEDKVLTARTLHGVMQNVRDIVNLKKSEFWNKGGPAWQKIVVSLVFDGIDPCDKNTLDVLATIGIYQDGVMKRDVDGRETVAHIFEYTTQLSVTSNQQLVRPHRDDPNTLPPVQMLFCLKQKNSKKINSHRWLFNGFSRILNPEVVILIDAGTKPGRKSLLALWEAFYNDRNLGGACGEIHAMLGEGWRNLLNPLVAAQNFEYKISNILDKPLESAFGYVSVLPGAFSAYRYRAIMGRPLEQYFHGDHTLSRKLGKKGIEGMNIFKKNMFLAEDRILCFELVAKAGFKWHLSYVKASKGETDVPEGTAEFISQRRRWLNGSFAAGLYAMMHFGRIYQSSHNFLRMFFLHIQMLYNFAQLIMTWFSLASYWLTSSVIIDLVGTPSSTNKYKGWPFGNEATPIVNNILKYGYLFCLMLQFILALGNRPKGARLPYTLSFLYFSLVQFYVLICSFYLVANAFSGGTLDFNMSDGVGAFLSSFFSSQGPGIVLIALVSTYGIYVVSSLLYMDPWHILTSSWAYFFGMTTSINILMVYAFCNWHDVSWGTKGSDKADALPSAQTQKDGLKSNFIEELDKPQADIDSQFESTVKRALAPFEEPEEEYEKSMDDSYRNFRTNLLLLWIFSNLILSLLITAESISRMCLTNTSTTRTSWFFQIILWSTAALCFFRFFGSLWFLGRSGILCCVNRR
- a CDS encoding fungal specific transcription factor domain-containing protein (COG:S;~EggNog:ENOG410Q2JQ;~InterPro:IPR007219;~PFAM:PF04082;~TransMembrane:3 (o252-270i416-435o480-499i);~go_function: GO:0003677 - DNA binding [Evidence IEA];~go_function: GO:0008270 - zinc ion binding [Evidence IEA];~go_process: GO:0006351 - transcription, DNA-templated [Evidence IEA]) is translated as MRAQTECKYNASYSRGAVVTPQASNDVYPHHVDASSPVEMASAEGRSAAETPYESQDPDLVLDVTGQYCGPASAHSFLGRAVQNFSHTSRPSISTALPDLETSAPAVSIFSYGDRKALEVDRTRFHWPNVSVARELVRRYFDFAAPTYRILHQGTVDKWVDDIDHPQSLSNPLSAATQATLLMVFATSLMFRGDPERIRDAGDDGWRHSELYYAMAESSLAHEVGMPTLGSVQARFLMVLYLLCSSRANQSWFAFGTVVQLLMCLGLHRYRSLNESASMEERVTRECEKRVLWCAYTLDKYLSLILGRPRFLQEEDIDQELPAAVDDDDLGREQPDENSTPKDCIMNAPILHSLLARILSRAAKEQYAVRSISDAQQMQAIESLSEAIEVWHAQLPPILSGAIQPSSLIPLFRRQLTVLQLARFHAIMFVTRPLLLRNYAVNLPGYESSYRNYLITCVAAARDTISLILSFAKEEQLFPAFWYSQYIAFNALSAIYIYLIQMKRGRIPPCTTQDLHENTLYELAETTQHHLAQVTVRNAPSWRYSVILQGLRGEANRVLHQDEFQDRGSTQQRHTKMNRTAATRTLPVDPMLSSQPSSAAVYEEHPMIEEMAAPGYNILDPRAESLFGSFAMDGDPSLNFWPQLDCLPIMYPDLWPGFG